TGAACCCCGGCGCCCATCTCTGCTTCTTCGGCCTCTACGCCACGCTCAACGCCGACTACCTCCTGGCGCACGTCGCGGACTCCGTGCTCGGGGGCGAGGTCGAGGACGCGCTCGTCGAGCTCGTCGAGCGGCTCGAGCGGGGCGATGGTGGCGGGGCGGCCGGGGCGGGTGAGGGTCTCCGGAACCACGAGGACGGCGATCAGCAGACCAGAGGCGGCTGGGCTCCACCTCGCGGGTTGTGGCCGGTCGAGAGTTGGAGGGAACGGGTTTCG
This DNA window, taken from Candidatus Methylomirabilota bacterium, encodes the following:
- a CDS encoding cobalamin-dependent protein (Presence of a B(12) (cobalamin)-binding domain implies dependence on cobalamin itself, in one of its several forms, or in some unusual lineages, dependence on a cobalamin-like analog.) produces the protein MREPGAILLVACYELGHQPLAVAWPAAFLKMRGYAPSILDVSVEPLDADRVRRARVVAISVPMHTALRLGTTVARRVRELNPGAHLCFFGLYATLNADYLLAHVADSVLGGEVEDALVELVERLERGDGGGAAGAGEGLRNHEDGDQQTRGGWAPPRGLWPVESWRERVS